The stretch of DNA TAACTCATACAATCccaatgaattaaaatattgtagTTTATGGTTGTGACTATATGTGGAAAAGACCAAAAGTATAAATATGTTTGCAAGTCATTATATCTGTCCAGGGTGCTTGGTGGATAGAGAAGCACTGTTGCACATTTACATCTTGACTGTGgttttttattgtgtaactGTATCAATTTATTGGGTTTACTTCTCAAGCACCCAACAGCTCCAACATTTGTGCCAAGTTCACACCCTCTTTTTGACGTTTCCCTCCTTCATCCTGATCCAGTCGGTTCTTTatctcttttttattctttcattttctgcatcCTTCTTTCTCCATGGTCTGTGTAAGAACCACGTATCCAGCAGCAATCTCTCTAGCCGAGTCCATGTAAACTTTTAAACCACTTCCTGCACTGAACCTCCCCTGGTTCAGTGCAGGAAACAGAGAACGATAACTGACAAAATTCAGGCGGGATTAAAGGCTGAATAGCCTTTAATCTCAACTTGTTGATGTGTGATCCTTGCTTATAATCTGTAGTCCATAAAGTTTAACAGTGCGAACATCATTCCCTGGTAATTatgtaaattattataaaaatttgttttggtaTCGTCGTTTCTCTTTGAATATCTCATCATCCTTCCTTCATGGAAGGAAGGAAACGTTTCtccaaattaattatttgcagCCAAATCTGTAATTGGCATGTTTATATGGTCAAATTAATCTGAATAATATGAATaagtttcacacaaaaaattgaaatacaaaGATGCCAAAATTATTTCCTCTTCTGAGTGTCTGGGGTTTGAGTTGTTATTTTGATGCTATTTTTACTGGGTCTGGtcaagtgtaaaaaataaaaaataaatgaaatccaaCCCTCCATCCAAAAATCACATATGAACTTTTGTGTTAATTCTTCTGAAAGGAGCTGCAAAGAGCAGAGAGctctgaaaagttaaaaatcgAAAAGCATAGAATTGACAAAGTAAATGAGTAGGAATCCCAtgttgcagattaaaaaaaactaacagaatCCCTGTTGGTTTGAGTGCAGGAAAATAAcctgtatttaatttgaatgctgcagtcattttcttctttttatttttttacacattagcacaattttaataaaagctttttCCCCCCTGCAGTCTCTCTGCTACTGTTATTTTTCCCCCattctgatttcatttatttacttaaaaatcaTCAAGGAAGTGTCACTAGCACATCACAGGGCAGcacagagacacaaaaacaaccatgagtacacacacatgcacacacacatatatgttCAGGGTGATTTAAAGTCGCCAATTAAACTAGAGGATCTCTTTCTGCAAGAAACTATAGTGCCTCTGCGCTTgcttgcttatttatttatttatttatttatttatttatttatttatttatttatattttagtgaAAAATATTATTGCTCTACAGATGATGATGTCCAATTAGTTGTCCCTGatgtaaatttaaattaacagttcaaaaggagagaaaatgttacaaaatgctgtattttctctgctttaacCCCAAATATTGAGCTCCAACTACtgtaaaatcttttattttgttctgctttgtctTAAGTTATGTAAAGCAAATCTCTCTTGCTTTaacaatcatttttatatatttgttgtgTAGAATCAAGATGACTATTTACGCTCGTGTTGCACTTTGTAGACTGAAGTAATTTTAAACTGCTTATTTTATAACAGTAGTAATTGTATCATAAGTTAACTAAATATATTCTGTGACAGTTTGATGACTTAGTTACTACAgaacattgttgaacaatggCTTGCACTTTCACTTTGTGACCCTGTGAAATCAACTCATCATAGACAAAAACATCACCACGCTATGGGATCAATGACTCAACTTTCCGTAACTCCTTCTGAACCAAATATGTATCTGTAAGTGGAGCGATCTGTTAGAAAACGTATTAATTGAGACATATTGAATGGGTAGGAAAAGGTGATTAAGCTCACCTCTTTGTATCGTTTTGATAGTGTTTGGGtccataaaatgtaaaaaaatatatatatatttactcatTCATTAGAAACTCTCAAAACATGAACTGGAGAgatttgtgtctttattttgcatttaaatgcaattatgaaatctttttatttatgccTTCACACTCtacaaaagcaacacatcacatGTCGCCCATAGAAACAACACATGCGGAGGAAAGGCCACAATGACAGCTCTATGTACAGGTTTCCCAAAGTCATCAGGTACCTAAAAgtcttttatgtttaaaaccCTTTCCATAGTCAGTTTACCCCTCTGATGTCAGTTGACACATTTTTTCCAACTGGTTCTGATTGTTTTCATTCTTGACTTTTTTTGCGCGCCTGGCCGCCGGACTTTAGCTCCATCAGCTCCACTTCGTGCTTCGCCGCGGTCTCCAGCACTTTCTGCTTGTTGTAGAACACAACAAAGTTATTAATGATCGGGTGGATGGGCAGAGCGATGGCGATCACCCCGCACAGAAAGCTGACCGCCGCGTTGCACTTGCCCAGGGTAGTTTTGGGGTAGATGTCGCCGTAGCCCACCGTGGTCATGGTGATGATGGCCCACCAGAAAGACTGTGGGATGCTCCTGAAGAGCGTCTCCGGGTGGCTTTGCTCCATAGTGTAGGCCAGCGCGGAGAACACGAAGATCCCCACGCCCATGTACATAAGGAGCAGCCCCAGTTCCTTGAGGCTCCGCTTCAGCGCGTAGGTCAGGGTCTGCAGGCCGGAGGAGTGGCGCGCCAGCTTGAAAATACGCGCGATGCGCATGATGCGCAGCGCCTGGACAGCCTGCTGGACGTTCACCAGCTCCATCATGGACGTGGTACCGAGCAAAGTGAGGGACAGGACCACGTAGAAAGGCATGATGGCCATGAAGTCTATGATGTTCATGATGGAGAGCGCAAAGTGCACTTTGTTCGGAGACGAGGCGAGGCGCAGCACGAACTCAGTCGTGAACCACAGCATGCATACAGTCTCGATCGCCTCCATGGTCGGGTGTTCCACCAGCTTCCCCTCCGCATTTGTCACCTGCAGCTCCGGGATGGTGCTCACACACATCACCACGGCTGACACCAGGATGGAGAGAAATGAAGCGATGGCGATGATGCGCGCCGCCAGGGAGGAATCCGGCTTCTCCATCAGTCTCCACAGATACCTCTGGCACCTCTGCGTGCGGGTGATGCACTGATCCACATCCAGATCCTCTAAAATCACTTTCACTTTGTTTGCAATTTCTTTCAGCTCTTCCTCCTTCTCGCTCAGGTAACTTTTGCAACACTCATCCAAAACACTCTGGTCTATTTTCCAGAACTCCATCTCCTTGATAAAGCATATGGGACAAATCCCATTTTTTATGTGGATTTCGTCGAAGTAATACACATCTATGATGCACTTGAAGGAATCGGGATCCCGATCAAAGTAAAACTCGTTTCTGCCCGGATCGAAGTCATCACAGAGGGTGGAGATAAGTTCTGGGTTGTGGGCTGAGCAGTTGGACAGCTCCGCCAGCCTGCTCTCCGGGTAGCGCTTCAGATCGTCCCCGAACAGCACCACTCTCACTCCACCGATGTTCACAGTGATGTCCCCTTCCTCGCTCAAAGCATGTCTATATTTTGGTTTCGGAACTGTCCACATTTTAATGAAGAGATTAAgtgtttaaaatacaaaatgcacaGGAACAGCAGACTAACTACAACTGATGCCCATATTCTAGACGCTCGACGCGTAAAGTTGATGTCTTTCAGACTGTTGCCTGAATGGCACAGCTTTAGTGGCAAGCTCTTCTTAGcactctctctctgtctctcccttcctctctctctcacactgTCTCGTATTAAACAGACCCACGTGCACAAGCACGCGCACGCTGATACCAGAAGGTAACAATCACAATATCCACTTCCAGCCACATTTTCCTCTTTAC from Xiphophorus hellerii strain 12219 chromosome 19, Xiphophorus_hellerii-4.1, whole genome shotgun sequence encodes:
- the kcnf1b gene encoding potassium voltage-gated channel subfamily F member 1 gives rise to the protein MWTVPKPKYRHALSEEGDITVNIGGVRVVLFGDDLKRYPESRLAELSNCSAHNPELISTLCDDFDPGRNEFYFDRDPDSFKCIIDVYYFDEIHIKNGICPICFIKEMEFWKIDQSVLDECCKSYLSEKEEELKEIANKVKVILEDLDVDQCITRTQRCQRYLWRLMEKPDSSLAARIIAIASFLSILVSAVVMCVSTIPELQVTNAEGKLVEHPTMEAIETVCMLWFTTEFVLRLASSPNKVHFALSIMNIIDFMAIMPFYVVLSLTLLGTTSMMELVNVQQAVQALRIMRIARIFKLARHSSGLQTLTYALKRSLKELGLLLMYMGVGIFVFSALAYTMEQSHPETLFRSIPQSFWWAIITMTTVGYGDIYPKTTLGKCNAAVSFLCGVIAIALPIHPIINNFVVFYNKQKVLETAAKHEVELMELKSGGQARKKSQE